The Sphingopyxis sp. YR583 DNA segment GGCCGCGGCCGACGGGCCGAACGCCGGTATGCCGATCTCTGCAAGGCGGTCGGCGAGGCCGGCGACGAGGGGGGCTTCGGGGCCGACGACGACGAAGTCGATCGCATGAGCCTTTACGAAGGCGATCAGGCCGTCGATGTCGTCGACCGAAATCGGCACGCATTCGGCGTAGAGTTCGATCCCCGGGTTGCCCGGTGCGGCATAGAGCTTGGCGCAGCTTGGCGATTGTGCCAACTGCCAGCTGAGCGCATGTTCGCGGCCCCCCGAGCCCACCAGCAGGATATTCATGTCAGTCCCTTTTCCCGATACGGCGTCCGACGATGGCACCGAAGCGCGGCTGTTAGCCGAGGCAGCGCCGGGGGACAATGCGCCTGCCTTGTCGGTCAGCCAATTATCCGCGGCGATCAAGCGGACGGTCGAGGACGGCTTTGCGCGGGTCCGGGTAAGGGGCGAATTGTCGGGAACGAAACGGGCGGCGTCGGGGCATTTCTATGCCGCGTTGAAAGACGACAATGCGCTGATCGATATGGTGATGTGGAAGGGGCAGGCAGGGCGGCTGGCGTTCCGGCCCGAGGACGGGATCGAGGTGATCGCGACCGGCAAGCTCACCACTTATCCGGGGCGCTCCAAATATCAGCTCGTCGTCGATACGCTCGAGGTCGCGGGCGAGGGCGCGTTAATGCTCTTGTTCGAAAAGCTGAAGGCGCGGCTGGGCGCCGAGGGTCTGTTCGACCGCGAGCGCAAATATGACCGCCTGCCCTATCTGCCGCGCACGATCGGGGTCGTGACCTCGCCCACCGGGGCGGTGATCCGCGATATTCTCCACCGGCTCGCCGATCGCTGTCCGACGCATGTCATCGTCTGGCCGGTGCTGGTGCAGGGCGACGGTGCGGCGGCGCAGGTCGCGGGTGCCGTCCGCGGTTTCGACGCGATCGCGCCGGGTGGACCGGTGCCGCGGCCCGACCTCGTCATCGTTGCGCGCGGCGGCGGGTCGATCGAGGATCTGTGGGCGTTCAACGAAGAGGTGGTCGTGCGCGCGATCGCCGACTGCCGCATCCCGACGATCAGCGCGGTCGGGCACGAGACCGACGTGACGCTCGCCGATTATGCCGCCGACGTCCGCGCGCCGACCCCGACCGCGGCCGCCGAAATGGCGGTGCCGGTGCGCGCCGAGCTGATGTCGCAGCTCGCGACATGGAACGGGCGGATTATCGGCGCGGCGAACCGGCATCAGGCGCTGGCGGGCGAGCGGCTGACCGCGCTGGCGCGGCATTTGCCGAAGCGCGATGCGCTCTATGCGCCGCAGCGGCAGCGGCTCGACGATGCGGGCGACCGGCTCGACCGCAGCCAGCGGCATCGGCTGACGGTGATTTCGGAGCGGCTCGCGACGCGCGGCGCGGCGCTACGGCCCAGCCTGCTTGCGCGGCGTTGGGACCGCGACCGCGCGCTGCTCGAAGGGCTGGGGCGGTTGCTGACGTCGCTCGACCCGCGCGCCTTGCTGTCGCGCGGCTATGCGATGGTGCGCGACAAGGAGGGGACGATCGTCACGACCGCGGCGAAGGCACGCGCTGCCGGCCATCTGCAGCTGCAGTTCGCCGAGGGCGAAGTGCCGGTCGTTGTCGATGGCGGCGATGATGCTCCGCCCGCGCCCCGACCCGCGCGCAAAGCGCCGCCCGCGGA contains these protein-coding regions:
- the xseA gene encoding exodeoxyribonuclease VII large subunit → MSVPFPDTASDDGTEARLLAEAAPGDNAPALSVSQLSAAIKRTVEDGFARVRVRGELSGTKRAASGHFYAALKDDNALIDMVMWKGQAGRLAFRPEDGIEVIATGKLTTYPGRSKYQLVVDTLEVAGEGALMLLFEKLKARLGAEGLFDRERKYDRLPYLPRTIGVVTSPTGAVIRDILHRLADRCPTHVIVWPVLVQGDGAAAQVAGAVRGFDAIAPGGPVPRPDLVIVARGGGSIEDLWAFNEEVVVRAIADCRIPTISAVGHETDVTLADYAADVRAPTPTAAAEMAVPVRAELMSQLATWNGRIIGAANRHQALAGERLTALARHLPKRDALYAPQRQRLDDAGDRLDRSQRHRLTVISERLATRGAALRPSLLARRWDRDRALLEGLGRLLTSLDPRALLSRGYAMVRDKEGTIVTTAAKARAAGHLQLQFAEGEVPVVVDGGDDAPPAPRPARKAPPAEPRRGQGELF